The following proteins are co-located in the Agromyces laixinhei genome:
- a CDS encoding methionine ABC transporter ATP-binding protein, protein MALVALRNVTKTYPAPGKGGSPVVAIDDVSLEIEPGDVYGIIGYSGAGKSTLVRLVNALEPATSGSIEVDGREITTMPERELRGIRLGIGMIFQQFNLFNSKTVWANIAYPLTVAGASKSEIAARVDELLAFVGLTDKAKNYPDQLSGGQKQRVGIARALATSPRLLLADEATSALDPETTGEVLELLKRVNREFGVTIIVITHEMDVIQSIATKVAVMDGGRVIEHGDVFDVFSNPQNPSSQRFVATVVKGIPSPAELDVLRERHEGRIVTISFRDGDASQAAVFVALATAGVEFELVYGGINDIQGRAFGHLTLAIRGADAAVDAVLAEISARVDVTEVS, encoded by the coding sequence ATGGCGCTCGTCGCCCTGCGCAACGTCACGAAGACGTACCCCGCACCCGGCAAGGGAGGCTCGCCCGTCGTCGCGATCGACGATGTGAGCCTCGAGATCGAACCCGGTGACGTGTACGGCATCATCGGTTATTCGGGCGCGGGCAAGTCCACGCTCGTGCGGCTCGTCAACGCGCTCGAGCCCGCAACCTCGGGTTCGATCGAGGTCGACGGCCGCGAGATCACGACGATGCCGGAGCGCGAGCTCCGCGGCATCCGCCTCGGCATCGGCATGATCTTCCAGCAGTTCAACCTCTTCAACTCGAAGACCGTCTGGGCCAACATCGCCTACCCGCTGACGGTCGCGGGGGCGTCGAAGAGCGAGATCGCGGCGCGCGTCGACGAACTCCTCGCCTTCGTCGGGCTCACCGACAAGGCGAAGAACTACCCCGACCAGCTCTCGGGCGGGCAGAAGCAGCGCGTCGGCATCGCCCGAGCGCTCGCCACCTCGCCGCGCCTGCTGCTCGCCGACGAGGCGACGAGCGCGCTCGACCCCGAGACGACGGGCGAGGTGCTCGAGCTGCTCAAGCGAGTCAACCGCGAGTTCGGGGTCACGATCATCGTCATCACCCACGAGATGGACGTCATCCAGTCGATCGCCACGAAGGTCGCCGTCATGGACGGCGGCCGCGTGATCGAGCACGGCGACGTCTTCGACGTGTTCTCGAACCCGCAGAACCCGTCGTCGCAGCGGTTCGTCGCGACCGTCGTGAAGGGCATCCCGTCACCTGCCGAGCTCGACGTGCTGCGCGAACGCCACGAGGGGCGCATCGTCACGATCTCGTTCCGCGACGGCGACGCCTCGCAGGCCGCGGTCTTCGTCGCGCTCGCGACCGCCGGCGTCGAGTTCGAGCTCGTCTACGGCGGCATCAACGACATCCAGGGGCGAGCCTTCGGCCACCTCACCCTCGCGATCAGGGGCGCGGATGCCGCGGTCGACGCGGTGCTCGCCGAGATATCCGCCCGCGTCGACGTGACGGAGGTGTCGTGA
- a CDS encoding ABC-F family ATP-binding cassette domain-containing protein: protein MAHLLGAERLHLEFPTRVVFDEVTIGIDEGDRIGVVGRNGDGKSTLLKLLDGRLAADGGRVTHRRGIRIGTLDQSDVVDPGKTVAEFVVGGIEEHVWAGDAKVRDVIAGLLGDVPWHGQIASLSGGQRRRVGLAALLVGDWDVVFLDEPTNHLDVEGIAWLAGHLKRRWPADSGALVVVTHDRWFLDEVCTATWEVHDGIVEPFEGGYAAYVLQRVERDRSAAATEAKRQNLMRKELAWLRRGAPARTSKPKFRIDAANELIANEPPIRNTVELDRLAVSRLGKDVVDLIDVSVQFPMTDPVTGEPATRTVLHDVEWRIAPGERTGILGVNGAGKSTLLGLVTGAVEPTSGRVKRGKTVRIATLSQELNELTDWADSRVSAVVAEQRSSYQVGDKEMTPGQLLERLGFTTAQLSTPVKNLSGGQKRRLQLLLILLQEPNVLILDEPTNDLDTDMLAAIEDLLDSWPGTLLVVSHDRYLIERVTDRQFAILDGHLRDLPRGVEQYLELRRASDAAAAASPVTSTPQRPAAAAAATGSGGSSLAGADKRNAEKELASIDRKLEKLSAQIAAQHEKLAVHDQGDYVGLGELGDGLRELEASVADLETRWLEVSESLEV from the coding sequence ATGGCACATCTTCTGGGCGCCGAGCGCCTGCACCTCGAATTCCCGACGCGCGTCGTCTTCGACGAGGTCACGATCGGTATCGACGAGGGTGACCGCATCGGCGTCGTCGGCCGCAACGGCGATGGCAAGTCCACGCTCCTGAAGCTCCTCGACGGCCGGCTCGCGGCCGACGGCGGGCGAGTGACGCATCGCCGCGGCATCCGCATCGGCACGCTCGATCAGTCCGATGTCGTCGATCCCGGAAAGACCGTCGCCGAGTTCGTCGTCGGCGGTATAGAGGAACACGTCTGGGCGGGCGATGCGAAGGTACGCGACGTGATCGCGGGTCTCCTCGGCGACGTGCCGTGGCATGGGCAGATCGCGAGCCTCTCCGGCGGCCAGCGCCGCAGAGTCGGCCTCGCGGCGCTTCTCGTGGGCGACTGGGACGTCGTCTTCCTCGACGAGCCGACCAACCACCTCGATGTCGAGGGCATCGCCTGGCTCGCCGGGCACCTGAAGCGCCGCTGGCCCGCCGACTCCGGGGCGCTCGTCGTCGTGACCCACGACCGCTGGTTCCTCGACGAGGTCTGCACCGCGACGTGGGAGGTGCACGACGGAATCGTCGAGCCGTTCGAGGGCGGCTACGCAGCGTACGTGCTGCAGCGCGTCGAGCGCGACCGCTCCGCCGCGGCAACCGAGGCGAAACGCCAGAACCTCATGCGCAAGGAGCTCGCGTGGTTGCGTCGCGGGGCCCCGGCGCGCACCTCGAAGCCGAAGTTCCGCATCGACGCGGCGAACGAGCTCATCGCGAACGAGCCGCCCATTCGCAACACGGTCGAACTCGACCGGCTCGCGGTCTCGCGCCTCGGCAAAGACGTCGTCGACCTCATCGACGTGTCGGTGCAGTTCCCGATGACCGACCCCGTGACCGGAGAGCCGGCGACCCGCACGGTACTGCACGACGTCGAATGGCGCATCGCGCCCGGCGAGCGCACCGGCATCCTCGGCGTCAACGGTGCCGGCAAGTCGACGCTGCTCGGGCTCGTGACCGGCGCCGTCGAACCGACGAGCGGCCGGGTCAAGCGCGGCAAGACGGTGCGCATCGCGACCCTCAGCCAAGAGCTGAACGAGCTCACCGACTGGGCCGACTCGCGAGTCTCCGCGGTCGTCGCCGAGCAGCGTTCGAGCTATCAGGTCGGCGACAAAGAGATGACGCCGGGGCAGTTGCTCGAACGCCTCGGTTTCACGACGGCGCAGCTGTCGACGCCGGTGAAGAACCTCTCTGGCGGTCAGAAGCGTCGCCTGCAGCTGCTGCTCATCCTGCTGCAGGAGCCGAACGTGCTCATCCTCGACGAACCGACGAACGACCTCGACACCGACATGCTCGCGGCCATCGAAGACCTGCTCGACTCCTGGCCGGGCACGCTGCTCGTCGTCTCGCACGACCGCTACCTCATCGAGCGCGTCACCGATCGCCAGTTCGCGATCCTCGACGGGCACCTGCGCGACCTGCCGAGGGGAGTCGAGCAGTACCTCGAGCTGCGCAGGGCGTCGGATGCCGCGGCCGCCGCGTCGCCGGTCACGTCGACGCCGCAGCGGCCTGCTGCAGCCGCGGCGGCGACCGGGAGCGGCGGGAGTTCGCTCGCGGGCGCCGACAAGCGCAATGCAGAGAAGGAGCTCGCCTCGATCGACCGCAAGCTCGAGAAGCTGTCGGCGCAGATCGCGGCGCAGCACGAGAAGCTCGCAGTGCATGACCAGGGCGACTACGTCGGTCTGGGGGAACTCGGCGACGGCCTGCGAGAGCTCGAGGCATCCGTCGCCGACCTCGAGACGCGCTGGCTCGAAGTTTCCGAGTCGCTGGAGGTCTAG
- the aztD gene encoding zinc metallochaperone AztD, which yields MNTLNRRSPVRFAAVAAPVLALALTGCSSPAGGEHDAAAPDEHASETEVSAPRVVVSYDGGLLVLEGDSLEPVDEMPLDGFLRLNPAGDARHVMVSTDDAFRVLDTGVTIEAHGDHAHYYAGAPELTDIEFAAEHPGHVTTHAGTTALFADGTGRVELFDPATLSGGRPESTTYESPAEHHGVAVALDDGGLLTTLGTSETRTGAVVLDSSHTEIARTEDCPGVHGETVAADEVIVIGCENGVVLYADGVFTKVASPDAYGRIGNQAGSPESAIVLGDYKVDAEAEIERPQHVSLVDTDTATMRLVELGTSYTFRSLARGPHGEALVLGTDGAIHVIDPVAGVVSSRIDVIAPWTEPVDWQEPRPSLEVRGHRAYVTDSSTSTVHVVDLESGQITASAELPHVPIELSTVGD from the coding sequence GTGAACACACTCAACAGACGATCCCCCGTTCGATTCGCCGCCGTCGCAGCGCCCGTGCTCGCGCTCGCACTGACCGGCTGCTCGAGCCCGGCGGGCGGCGAGCACGACGCAGCGGCCCCCGACGAACACGCCTCCGAGACCGAAGTGAGCGCGCCACGGGTCGTCGTGAGCTACGACGGCGGACTGCTCGTGCTCGAAGGCGACTCACTCGAACCGGTCGACGAGATGCCGCTCGACGGCTTTCTGCGCCTGAACCCCGCCGGCGACGCACGGCACGTCATGGTGTCGACGGATGACGCGTTCCGCGTGCTCGACACCGGGGTGACGATCGAGGCGCACGGCGACCACGCGCACTACTACGCCGGCGCACCCGAGCTCACCGACATCGAGTTCGCTGCGGAGCATCCCGGACACGTGACGACACACGCCGGCACGACCGCGCTCTTCGCCGACGGCACCGGGCGCGTCGAGCTCTTCGACCCCGCGACCCTCAGCGGAGGCCGGCCCGAGTCGACCACGTACGAGAGCCCTGCCGAGCACCACGGGGTCGCGGTCGCCCTCGATGACGGCGGCCTGCTGACGACACTCGGCACGAGCGAGACCCGAACCGGCGCGGTCGTGCTCGATTCCTCGCACACCGAGATCGCTCGCACGGAAGACTGCCCCGGCGTGCACGGCGAGACCGTCGCCGCCGATGAGGTCATCGTCATCGGCTGCGAGAACGGCGTCGTGCTCTACGCCGACGGCGTCTTCACGAAGGTCGCCTCCCCCGACGCCTACGGGCGCATCGGCAACCAGGCCGGCTCGCCCGAGTCGGCGATCGTGCTCGGCGACTACAAGGTCGATGCCGAGGCAGAGATCGAACGACCGCAACACGTGAGCCTCGTCGACACCGACACGGCGACCATGCGACTCGTCGAGCTCGGCACGAGCTACACGTTCAGGTCGCTCGCGCGCGGCCCGCACGGCGAGGCCCTCGTGCTCGGCACCGACGGGGCGATCCACGTCATCGATCCGGTCGCCGGCGTCGTCTCGTCGCGGATCGACGTGATCGCGCCATGGACCGAGCCGGTCGACTGGCAGGAGCCGCGCCCATCACTCGAGGTTCGCGGTCACCGCGCGTACGTCACCGACTCCTCGACTTCGACCGTGCACGTCGTCGACCTCGAGTCCGGGCAGATCACGGCGAGCGCCGAACTGCCGCACGTACCGATCGAGCTGTCGACCGTCGGCGACTGA
- a CDS encoding methionine ABC transporter permease → MDRLFELGPEFWVAAVETLYMVALTLFFGGLAGLLLGMVLYTTRPGSLLSNRVVFNVTNVVINFFRPIPFIIFIAAAQPLARYVIGTGIGNAALVFALSIAASFAIARIVEQNLLTVTPGVIEAARAMGAGPFRILRTVVLPEALGPLILGYTFVLVAIIDMTAVAGFIGGGGLGTFAQVYGYRQFEPVITWAAIVLIVIFVQCAQFFGNWLARKVMRR, encoded by the coding sequence ATGGATCGCCTGTTCGAGCTCGGGCCCGAGTTCTGGGTCGCCGCGGTCGAGACGCTCTACATGGTGGCCCTCACCCTGTTCTTCGGCGGGCTCGCCGGGTTGCTGCTCGGCATGGTGCTCTATACGACGCGGCCCGGCAGCCTGCTGTCGAACCGAGTGGTGTTCAACGTCACGAACGTGGTCATCAACTTCTTCCGGCCGATCCCGTTCATCATCTTCATCGCCGCGGCCCAGCCGCTCGCAAGATACGTGATCGGCACCGGCATCGGTAACGCCGCACTCGTGTTCGCGCTCTCGATCGCCGCGTCGTTCGCGATCGCCCGCATCGTCGAGCAGAACCTGCTCACCGTCACGCCCGGCGTGATCGAAGCTGCGCGCGCGATGGGAGCAGGTCCGTTCCGCATCCTGCGCACCGTCGTGCTGCCCGAAGCGCTCGGCCCCCTCATCCTCGGCTACACCTTCGTGCTCGTCGCGATCATCGACATGACCGCCGTCGCGGGCTTCATCGGCGGCGGCGGTCTCGGCACGTTCGCCCAGGTGTACGGCTATCGCCAGTTCGAACCGGTCATCACCTGGGCGGCGATCGTGCTCATCGTGATCTTCGTGCAGTGTGCGCAGTTCTTCGGCAACTGGCTGGCCCGCAAGGTCATGCGCCGGTAG
- the glmU gene encoding bifunctional UDP-N-acetylglucosamine diphosphorylase/glucosamine-1-phosphate N-acetyltransferase GlmU has translation MTDQNLAIIVLAAGQGTRMKSAVPKLLHPLAGAPIVAHVLATARALDAVHIIAVVRHERDLVAEVVERELPGTIVVDQDEMPGTGRAVEQALAALPADFEGEVLVLNGDVPLLNADTLAAFLEQHRADAAEASVLSAVYDDPTGYGRVVRDAAGLFDRIVEQKDASAEERAIAEINAGIYAFGAAALRDQLANLTTDNAQGEKYLTDVIGLLRAAGSEVEAVPVSEPWLVAGINDRAQLSETAARLNALIVRGWQLNGVTVEDPATTWIDLAVRIEPDVTIRPGTQLKGATVIATGAIIGPDTTLIDCEIGENAEVKRTDATLAVVGAEATVGPFSFLRPGTVLGADGKIGAFVETKNANIGEGSKVPHLSYVGDTTIGVHSNIGAGSITANYDGVNKHRTEIGSHVRTGSHGVFVAPVRIADGVYTGAGTVVRKDVPAGALAVNVAPQRNIEGWVQTHREGSAAAEAADAAEASGPAAE, from the coding sequence ATGACCGATCAGAACCTCGCCATCATCGTTCTCGCAGCAGGTCAGGGCACTCGCATGAAGTCGGCCGTGCCGAAGCTCCTGCACCCTCTGGCCGGCGCACCGATCGTCGCGCACGTGCTCGCGACGGCGCGCGCCCTCGACGCGGTGCACATCATCGCCGTGGTGCGTCACGAGCGAGACCTCGTCGCCGAGGTCGTCGAGCGCGAACTGCCGGGCACGATCGTCGTCGATCAAGACGAGATGCCGGGCACGGGCCGTGCCGTCGAACAGGCGCTCGCCGCCCTGCCGGCCGATTTCGAGGGCGAGGTGCTCGTGCTGAACGGCGATGTGCCGCTCCTGAACGCCGACACGCTCGCCGCGTTCCTCGAGCAGCATCGGGCGGATGCCGCTGAGGCATCCGTGCTCTCGGCCGTCTACGACGACCCGACCGGCTACGGCCGTGTCGTGCGCGACGCCGCGGGCCTCTTCGACCGCATCGTCGAGCAGAAGGACGCGAGCGCCGAGGAGCGCGCCATCGCCGAGATCAACGCGGGCATCTACGCGTTCGGGGCGGCCGCGCTCCGCGACCAGCTCGCGAACCTCACGACCGACAACGCGCAGGGCGAGAAGTACCTCACCGACGTGATCGGCCTGTTGCGTGCCGCCGGCTCCGAGGTCGAGGCCGTTCCCGTCTCCGAGCCGTGGCTCGTCGCCGGCATCAACGATCGGGCGCAGCTCTCCGAGACGGCGGCTCGCCTCAACGCGCTCATCGTGCGCGGCTGGCAGCTGAACGGCGTCACGGTCGAAGACCCCGCGACGACCTGGATCGACCTCGCCGTGCGCATCGAGCCCGATGTCACGATCCGCCCCGGAACTCAGCTGAAGGGCGCGACGGTGATCGCCACAGGCGCGATCATCGGCCCCGACACGACGCTCATCGACTGCGAGATCGGCGAGAACGCCGAGGTCAAGCGCACCGATGCCACCCTCGCGGTGGTCGGCGCCGAGGCGACCGTCGGGCCCTTCTCGTTCCTACGCCCGGGCACCGTGCTCGGTGCCGACGGCAAGATCGGCGCGTTCGTCGAGACGAAGAACGCGAACATCGGAGAGGGCAGCAAGGTGCCGCACCTCAGTTACGTCGGCGACACCACGATCGGCGTGCACTCCAACATCGGCGCCGGTTCGATCACCGCGAACTACGACGGCGTGAACAAGCACCGCACCGAGATCGGCTCGCATGTGCGAACCGGATCGCACGGGGTGTTCGTCGCGCCCGTTAGGATTGCTGACGGGGTCTACACGGGGGCCGGCACGGTCGTCCGGAAAGATGTCCCGGCGGGCGCCCTCGCGGTGAACGTCGCCCCGCAACGCAATATCGAGGGATGGGTCCAGACGCATCGAGAGGGCTCCGCTGCCGCTGAGGCAGCGGACGCCGCCGAGGCATCCGGCCCCGCCGCCGAGTGA
- a CDS encoding MetQ/NlpA family ABC transporter substrate-binding protein encodes MSRQHQSSRQTKLIAALATVPLVFGLAACATPAAGESGDTANDVIKIGVVGKADPQWPAFEEAAADEGIEIEIVDFADYAQPNPATTEGELDLNQFQHIVYLADYNVSSGEDLAPIGSTAIYPLGLYSTKYDSVKDIPAGETVAVPNDASNQARSLLVLQSAGLIELKSGGSIFSDLADIDESASKVEVTALEASLTPTSLPDLAAAVINNDFVADAGLTFDDAIAQDDPSDPNALPYVNIFATRADDKDNATYQKLVEIFQTDAEVQAGLLEASGGTGVSVETPVADLEESLAKVEADTKAAKG; translated from the coding sequence ATGTCACGTCAGCACCAGTCCTCGCGTCAGACGAAGCTCATCGCCGCTCTTGCAACGGTGCCGCTCGTCTTCGGTCTCGCAGCATGCGCGACCCCGGCAGCGGGAGAGAGCGGCGACACCGCGAACGACGTCATCAAGATCGGCGTCGTCGGCAAGGCCGACCCGCAGTGGCCCGCCTTCGAGGAGGCCGCGGCAGATGAGGGCATCGAGATCGAGATCGTCGACTTCGCCGACTACGCCCAGCCGAACCCGGCGACGACCGAGGGCGAGCTCGACCTCAACCAGTTCCAGCACATCGTCTACCTCGCCGACTACAACGTGTCGAGCGGCGAAGACCTCGCGCCCATCGGCTCGACCGCCATCTACCCGCTGGGGCTCTACTCGACCAAGTACGACTCGGTGAAGGACATCCCCGCGGGCGAGACGGTCGCCGTGCCGAACGACGCCTCGAACCAGGCCCGCAGCCTCCTCGTGCTGCAGTCGGCCGGCCTCATCGAGTTGAAGAGCGGCGGCTCGATCTTCTCCGACCTCGCCGACATCGACGAATCGGCGTCGAAGGTCGAGGTCACCGCGCTCGAGGCCTCGCTCACACCGACCTCGCTGCCCGACCTCGCAGCGGCGGTCATCAACAACGACTTCGTCGCCGACGCCGGCCTCACCTTCGACGACGCGATCGCCCAGGACGACCCGAGCGATCCGAACGCGTTGCCCTACGTCAACATCTTCGCCACGCGCGCCGACGACAAGGACAACGCGACCTACCAGAAGCTCGTCGAGATCTTCCAGACCGACGCCGAGGTGCAGGCCGGCCTGCTCGAGGCTTCGGGCGGCACCGGGGTCTCGGTCGAGACCCCCGTCGCAGATCTCGAGGAGTCGCTCGCGAAGGTCGAGGCCGACACGAAGGCCGCCAAGGGCTGA
- a CDS encoding SDR family oxidoreductase, translating to MQSTGHSERVYVVTGADSGIGARVAEMLAERGARVIRCGLGDGVEVNADLSQPEGRARLVEAVRALAPDGVDGLALVAGVGVPTALSVRLNFFGTIAVIEGLRPLLAASAAPRVVAVSSASALSAGDDALIETLLGGGEAAAVAVADRLVAAGRGSLIYRSTKIALNRWVRRHASDDEWAGRGILLNAVAPGLVATETAMATVLASDAQAKVLATALPQPLGMPGPVEAVAEQIAWLIAPSSAFTTGQILFVDGGADVVLRGEGPYAEGVRYGPLAVARMLFWSAVARMRGDRVQG from the coding sequence ATGCAATCGACAGGTCATTCCGAACGGGTGTACGTGGTCACCGGTGCCGACAGTGGCATCGGTGCACGAGTCGCCGAGATGCTCGCCGAGCGCGGCGCGCGAGTCATTCGATGCGGGCTCGGCGATGGTGTCGAGGTGAACGCCGACCTCTCGCAGCCCGAGGGGCGCGCCCGACTCGTCGAAGCGGTGCGAGCACTCGCGCCCGACGGCGTCGACGGACTCGCGCTCGTCGCCGGCGTCGGTGTCCCGACGGCGCTCTCGGTGCGGCTGAACTTCTTCGGCACGATCGCCGTGATCGAGGGGCTCCGCCCGCTGCTGGCGGCGTCGGCCGCACCGCGCGTCGTCGCCGTGTCCTCGGCATCGGCGCTCTCGGCCGGCGACGACGCGCTCATCGAGACGCTGCTCGGCGGCGGCGAGGCGGCCGCGGTCGCAGTCGCCGACCGGCTCGTCGCCGCTGGGCGAGGGAGCCTGATCTACCGTTCGACGAAGATCGCACTCAATCGCTGGGTGCGACGGCACGCGAGCGACGACGAGTGGGCAGGACGCGGCATCCTGCTGAACGCGGTCGCCCCGGGACTCGTCGCGACCGAGACGGCGATGGCGACCGTGCTCGCGAGCGACGCCCAGGCGAAGGTGCTCGCCACGGCGCTACCGCAGCCCCTCGGGATGCCGGGCCCTGTCGAAGCGGTCGCCGAGCAGATCGCGTGGCTGATCGCACCGTCGAGCGCGTTCACGACCGGCCAGATCCTGTTCGTGGACGGCGGGGCCGACGTCGTGCTCCGCGGCGAGGGGCCCTACGCCGAGGGCGTGCGCTACGGCCCGCTCGCGGTCGCGCGGATGCTGTTCTGGTCGGCCGTCGCTCGAATGAGGGGCGACCGCGTTCAGGGCTAG
- a CDS encoding ribose-phosphate diphosphokinase translates to MSGIETTGSKRLVLVSGRAHPSLANEIAAELGADLVPTDARTFANGEIYARYDESVRGCDAFVIQSHTSPINEWLMEQLIMIDALKRASAKRITVVAPFYPYARQDKKGRGREPISARLVADLFKAAGADRIMSIDLHAAQIQGFFDGPVDHLFAMPVLLEEFKNSLDPSTLTVVSPDMGRVRVADIWSDKLGAPLAIIHKRRDPLVPNQVSVHEIVGQVEGRVCLLVDDLIDTGRTIVKAAEALKANGATGVVVAATHAVFSEPATQILQSDVIDRVVVTDTLPIPEEKRWDRLTVLPIAPLLARAIHEVFEDGSVTSMFDGAA, encoded by the coding sequence ATGTCGGGAATCGAGACCACCGGTTCGAAACGCCTCGTACTGGTGTCGGGGCGGGCGCATCCCTCGCTCGCCAACGAGATCGCTGCTGAACTCGGCGCCGACCTGGTGCCCACCGATGCGCGCACCTTCGCGAACGGCGAGATCTACGCGCGGTACGACGAGAGCGTGCGCGGCTGCGACGCCTTCGTGATCCAGTCGCACACCTCGCCCATCAACGAGTGGCTCATGGAGCAGCTCATCATGATCGACGCGCTCAAGCGCGCGTCGGCCAAGCGCATCACGGTCGTCGCGCCGTTCTACCCCTACGCCCGGCAAGACAAGAAGGGGCGCGGGCGTGAACCGATCTCGGCACGCCTCGTGGCCGATCTGTTCAAGGCAGCGGGTGCCGACCGCATCATGTCGATCGACCTGCACGCGGCGCAGATCCAGGGCTTCTTCGACGGACCCGTCGACCACCTCTTCGCGATGCCCGTGCTGCTCGAGGAGTTCAAGAACTCGCTCGACCCGTCGACGCTGACGGTCGTCTCGCCCGACATGGGCCGGGTGCGCGTCGCCGACATCTGGAGCGACAAGCTCGGGGCCCCCCTCGCCATCATCCACAAGCGTCGCGACCCGCTCGTGCCGAACCAGGTCTCGGTGCACGAGATCGTGGGCCAGGTCGAGGGCCGGGTGTGCCTCCTCGTCGACGACCTCATCGACACGGGGCGCACGATCGTGAAGGCGGCCGAAGCGCTCAAGGCGAACGGGGCAACGGGCGTCGTCGTCGCCGCGACCCACGCGGTCTTCTCCGAGCCTGCGACGCAGATCCTGCAGTCCGACGTCATCGACCGGGTCGTCGTCACCGACACCCTTCCGATCCCCGAAGAGAAGCGCTGGGACCGCCTCACGGTGCTGCCGATCGCGCCGCTCCTGGCCCGGGCGATCCACGAGGTCTTCGAAGACGGCTCGGTCACGAGCATGTTCGACGGCGCGGCGTAG
- a CDS encoding DUF202 domain-containing protein, protein MAAHSIPATGDPGLQPERTALSWSRTALALAVNALLSLRAGFVVGEPWLVVVGAVLFAASGAAVAVGTVRRRQLAGDRLVITPPRWALEGVAAATLLASLGGIASIYAGGGA, encoded by the coding sequence ATGGCCGCGCACAGCATCCCAGCCACGGGCGATCCGGGCCTCCAGCCCGAACGCACCGCGCTCTCCTGGAGCCGCACGGCGCTGGCCCTGGCCGTCAACGCGCTGCTCTCGCTTCGCGCGGGATTCGTCGTCGGCGAGCCGTGGCTCGTCGTCGTCGGGGCCGTGCTGTTCGCGGCATCCGGGGCCGCGGTGGCGGTCGGCACGGTTCGCCGCAGGCAGCTGGCCGGCGATCGGCTCGTGATCACTCCGCCGCGCTGGGCGCTCGAGGGCGTCGCGGCGGCGACCCTGCTCGCGAGCCTCGGCGGCATCGCCTCGATCTACGCGGGAGGCGGCGCATGA
- a CDS encoding YidH family protein produces MRDPKWRDEGDEPDYRFTLANERTFLAWIRTALALLAGGVLLHQFATELDPRLVVTVLSTGLGVVAAVLSVMAYTRWRANEIAIRSGRPLPFSWVLPGLAAVCLLTSAVLVVLLLVT; encoded by the coding sequence ATGCGCGACCCGAAATGGCGTGACGAGGGCGACGAGCCCGACTACCGGTTCACGCTCGCCAACGAGCGCACCTTCCTCGCCTGGATCCGCACCGCGCTCGCGCTCCTCGCGGGCGGCGTGCTGCTGCACCAGTTCGCGACCGAACTGGATCCCCGGCTCGTCGTCACCGTGCTGTCGACCGGGCTCGGCGTGGTCGCCGCCGTTCTCAGCGTCATGGCCTACACCCGCTGGCGCGCGAACGAGATCGCGATCCGCAGCGGTCGCCCGCTGCCGTTCAGCTGGGTGCTGCCCGGTCTTGCCGCGGTCTGCCTCCTGACGAGCGCCGTGCTCGTCGTCCTGCTCCTCGTCACCTGA
- a CDS encoding MarR family winged helix-turn-helix transcriptional regulator — protein sequence MTHADEVDRIVDDWERERPDLDFAPLQVLSRVARLAKHLDRARRQAFTRSELEASEFDVLSALRRAGAPYRLSPKQLLQQTLVSSGTMTNRIDRLVERGLVTRQTDPNDGRGILVEMSGAGLTRVDAAITRLVDAEAELLRSLPAAEQKRLAGLLRKLSLGFD from the coding sequence ATGACCCATGCTGACGAGGTCGACCGGATCGTCGACGACTGGGAACGCGAGCGCCCAGACCTCGACTTCGCACCGCTGCAGGTGCTCTCGCGCGTCGCGCGTCTCGCGAAGCACCTCGATCGTGCACGCCGGCAGGCCTTCACCCGGTCTGAGCTCGAAGCCTCGGAGTTCGACGTGCTCTCGGCGCTCCGCCGCGCCGGCGCCCCGTACCGGCTCTCGCCGAAGCAACTGCTGCAGCAGACACTCGTCTCGAGCGGCACGATGACCAACCGCATCGACCGTCTCGTCGAGCGCGGCCTCGTCACGCGTCAGACCGATCCCAACGACGGGCGCGGCATCCTCGTCGAGATGAGCGGTGCGGGCCTCACCAGGGTCGACGCGGCGATCACCCGCCTCGTGGATGCCGAGGCCGAACTGCTCCGAAGCCTTCCTGCGGCCGAGCAGAAGCGGCTCGCGGGGCTGCTGCGCAAGCTCAGCCTCGGGTTCGACTGA